CCAAAGCCAAACTATTGCTGGAAACCGGCGATGAAAAACAGGCCGTTGCCATTTACGAAAAAATGGTAACGGGTAACGATAGCTCAAAGCGCGACTTGTTTGAACCGGATATGGGCCTCGCCTATATGCGCTTAGGCGAACGGACTAATTGCATGCTGAACCACAACCGCATGTCATGCACTTACCCGATACGGGATAATGCTATTCACGTAAATCAAACCGGTTCGCGCGATGCTATTGCGGTTTATGAAAGCATTTTAAAGAAACATCCCTCAGACCTTGAATCCCGCTGGATGCTCAATATCGCTTACATGACATTAGGCCACTACCCGGATAGTGTACCTAAACCGTTTTTAATTCCCGGCCTTAACAACACCGACTCGGCAAAAATAAAGCCGTTCACCGATATGGCCGCCGATGTTGGCATTAAACTGAACAGCAGGGCAGGGGGTGCGATAGCCGAGGATTTTAATAACGACGGTTATCTGGACATCGTAACCTCGGGAACGGAACTTGATGACCACATGCATTATTTTCAAAACAATCTGGATGGAACTTTCATTGACAGATCTGAAGCAAGCGGTTTACTGAAGTTTACCGGGGGATTGAATATCCAGCAAACCGATTACAACAATGATGGCAGGATGGATATTTTTGTACTGCGTGGTGCCTGGAAAAAGAACGGTTTCGGCAACCAGCCACCCTCCCTGCTGCGGAACAATGGCGATGGTACATTTACAGATGTAACGATAGCGGCCGGTTTACTTTTTTATCATCCGACGCAGGCAGCAGTTTGGGCCGATTTTAATAGCGACGGATGGCTTGATGTTTTTGTAGGGGCCGAGGGCTTTAATAATGGCGACAGTGTTAACGTTCACCGGAGCATGCTTTATGTGAACAACCATAACGGCACATTTACCGAGTTTAGCCATAAAGCCCATTGTGATGTGATGTCGTACGTGAAAGGAGTTACATCCGCAGATTTTAATCATGACGGGTTGCCTGATATCTTTATTTCGACGATGGACGGCCGGAAGTATCTTTTAAAGAATAAAGGCAGCAAAGGAAATATCCCCGATTTTGAGGATGTTACCAAACAATCGGGAATATTGGCAAATACCAACAGTACCTTTACTACCTGGTTTTTTGATTATGATAACGACGGCTGGCAGGACATCCTGATTGCAGATTACAAATTTGAGGCCCCGCTGGGCTACTATTCGGCTGCCGAGGCCCTTGGAAAACCCGTGCCAAATGCAGGAGGTATCTACCTGTATAAGAATAACCACAACGGCACATTTACCGATGTTTCCAAACAAACAGGGCTTGATAAAGTAGTGTTTAGCATGGGCGCAAACTTTGGCGACATTGACAATGATGGTTTCCCCGATTTGTATTTTGGCACAGGCAACCCCGATTTCGGCTCTCTTATCCCAAACAAAATGTTCAGGAATGTTGACGGACGGCGCTTTGAAGATATCACCAGCATTTCGCGGACAGGAAACCTCCAAAAAGGTCATGGCGTGGCATTTGCCGATTTTAGAAACTGTGGTTTACAGGATATTTTTATTGAAATGGGCGGGGCTTATGCCGGAGATGCTTACACCAGCGCCTTGTATGCGAACCCCGGACAGAACGACAACAACTGGATAAGCATAAAAGCAGAAGGCACAAAATGCAATAAAGCCGCCATCGGCAGTCAGTTGAAAATAACGTTTAATGATAAGGGTGTTAAAAGAAGCGTTTACCGGGACCTTAATTCGGGCGGCAGTTTCGGTTCATCGCCCATACAGGCAGAAATTGGCGTGGGGCACGCCAACATTGTTAACGAGCTTGAGATAATCTGGGTCGGCAGCCGCACCGTTCAGCGGTTTCACAATTTAAAGGTAAACCAGTTCTACCGCATTGCAGAAGGGAGCCAAAAGGTTACCCCGATTCAATTAAAAAAACTCAGTTACCATAGTATGGCAGAGATGAAGATGGCAATGAAGATGTAAAACGCTTGTTTGGGATTGTTTTGATGATAACATTCTTGAATTGCCCTGATCTTAAAAACGGGTTTGTCTCCGGCTAAGAGACAGACCCGTTTTTTGTTACAATTCTTCTATATATCCTGCAAAGCCACCCTGAGGCAGCCATTTTACCGGCAGGTTATCCTTTGTTGTTACGGTGATATATTGCTCCCTAAATGCCATATTATGATCGCCATCCGCCATTAATGTTAACCGGTAACGTTTTTCTTTGGGTAAAAAGCCGAAGTCGATAGCTGTTTGTCCGGGTTGGTTCTCACCGTTAATGCCGCCGATAAACCAGTTGTTACCTGTTCTGCGCGCTAATTATATTAACACACAGGAAGAAAGAACGATTAAATGACTTTAACATTTGTGGATAGGTTTTAAATATGTTGATCATCATCAGAAAGTTAATGGCTTAAATAATACGGTAGGTTTTACCGGGCTGGGTTTTTAAATCATAAAGCCAGCTTTCGGGCAATTTTACCGACAAATCCTTTTCGTTTTGATGGATGATGGGTTTTTGAATATCAATTATCCTGTAAAGCGGATTGCTGTTTTGGCCCAAAGCTTTTTTTAGGATACTGTTTGTGATTTGTTGATTTGCCCTGATGCGGCAATTGCCGCCAATGCCGGAGTGGATAACCAGTTTGGTAATGCGATGATCGGCCCATTCCATGTCTACTGTAAAGCCGCCTCGGGCCGCAAGGCCGGATACGCTTCCTGTTTTCCAGTCATCTGGTATGGCGGGCAGAAGATGAATTGAACCGTCATAACTTTGTAGCAACATTTCGGCAATGCCGGATGTGCAGCCAAAGTTTCCATCAATCTGGAATGGGGGGTGGGCATCAAAAAAGTTGGGATACGTGCCGCCCGACCTGCCGGTTACCGGCTTGATCTGGTCTTTTATCAATTTGTAAGCATGATTACCATCAAGCAAATGTGCCCACAGGTTAATTTTCCAGGCCATCGACCAACCGGTGGAAACATCACCACGGTAAAGCAGCGAATTTTTGGCGGCACTAAAAAGTTCAGGAGCCCGGTACGGAGAGATCTGGTTACCTGGAAACAGGCCGTAAAGATGCGATACATGCCGGTGATCATCGTCGGTACGGTCAAGGTCGTCAAGCCATTCCTGTAGCTGGCCGTATTTACCAACCTGCATAGGCGGTAATTTAGCCCGGAGAACCGCAAGACTATCTGCAAAGCTTTTATCATTCTTTAAATCGCCGGCGGCATGTATTATTTCGGTAAATAAACCGTAAACAAGCTGGTTATCCATCGTTGCGCCGGCAGTAACAGATACCCCATCGCGGCCAGGAATGTATTCATGCTCGGGCGATACCGACGGAGATACTACAAGCCATCCGTGATCAGGTTCTTTTTGAAGTACATCCATAAGGTATCGGGCCGCACCTTTCATCACCGGGTAATATTTTGCAAGAAATGCCTTATCGCCTGTAAAAAGATAATGCTCCCAGATATGCTGGCATAACCAGGCATTAGAGGTAGGCCATAACCCCCAGAAGGCCCCGTCAACAATACCGGTTATCCGCCAGATATCGGTATTATGGTGAAGCATCCATCCTCGGGCACCGTACATCACCTTAGCCTCGGCTTTCCCCGTAACTGAAACATCACTTATCAAATCGAACAAGGGGCCGTTCAACTCCGGAAGCCGGGTGGTTTCACTGGGCCAGTAATTCATTTCTGTGTTGATGTTTATGGTATACTTGCTGTCCCAGGGCCCTTTTAATTCACCGTTCCAGATCCCCTGAAGATTGGCAGCCTGTGAGCCCGGTTGCGAAGAACAGATTAACAGGTATCTCCCGAACTGAAAATAGAGTTCGGCAAGCTGTGCATCATCATTGGTGGCAAAATTCCGGATCCGCTCGTCAGTTGGCTGCACAGCCGCAGAACCAAGGTTTAGTTTTACCCGGTTAAAGTACGATTGAAAAAGCTGCACATGGCTGCGGTGCAACTCATCAAAACTACGCGGATAAGCCTTATCCATAATGTTCATGGCCCGGCTAAGCGCATTGGCAGAAATGTTATGGTAGTTAACAAAATTGGTAGCCATCGACAAATAAATGACTGCACTGTTAGCCTTTGATATAGCGATGCCCGCAGTATCAACCTCAACAGTACCGCCATCAGATTTTGCCCGGGCCAGCACATCAAACCTGATTTGTCCTTTTTGATTTTCATGATCGCTGCCCTTGCCGCTCAATATCACTGTGCCCTGCCTGCCAGTTGTTTGTACCGCCAGCGGGCTTTGAAGTTTTGCCACGCAGTTAATCATCCCTGGTTTATCGGCAGATAGCCGAACCATCAGTACATTGCCCGAAAATGAAGTGAAAAATTCGCGTTTATAATGAACGCCATTGCTGGTATAACTCACTGTGGCGGTGGCGTTGGAAATATCCAGATCCCGCCGGTAATCAGTAACATCTTCATGTCCAGAAAAATTAATATAAAGGTTCCCGGCCAGTTGGTAGGGCATACCGCTGTTGCCTTTAGGGCCGAGGTATTTGTTGGCAGCCTGCTGCGCTTCGGTATACTTTTTCTGCGCGAGTAGGGCCCTTACCTCGTCAATATGTGGTTTTGCTGCTGAGTCAATGGTATTATTAGGGCCTCCGCCCCAAATAGTGGCTTCGTTAAGTTGCACGCGTTCCTGAGCCGGGTTACCGAAAATCATTCCTCCAATACGGCCGTTGCCGATAGGCAAAGCCTGATTCCAGTTGGCTGCCGGCTGATTGTACCATAACTTGTTCCGGTTAATACCAGTTTGCCCCTGTGCCAAAGAAGAAAAGGCAATTGCTATGCCCAACAACAAGATCTGTTTTTTAGGAAATGTAATCATGAATTAAGTATATGAGGTTTCACTGGTCTGTTTTAATTGCAGATGTTAATCAAATATCGGCAACGCGACACTAAAGTAATATAGTGAAGGTGCACAGGATGCAAGTAATCGACATGGATATACCAATTTTGTTCTGTCGGGGGTTTAATCATTGAATGTGCGTTAGCAAATTTTAAAATTCCTGATAAGGCTTGCCCTGCCGGGTACAGCCTGGTAAACATTTAGGTACTTTAGATTTATTATAGCTTTTGTTTAAACGATTTTTGCTTACAGTTAATAAAAACTGCCAATGAACCTGCTGATACCAACAATAAAGAGCCTGATTAAGATCAGCAACGATGAAGAAGAAATTATAAATGGCTTATTCAAGCCGCTTCTCTTGAAATCAGGCGAGTATTTCCTGGAACAGGGACACCTATGCCGGTACGTCGGTTTTATTGAGAAGGGATTGCTGCGCTACCACATCAGTGATGACGGCGACCAGAAAACCTTGTATTTTAATAAGGAAGGTGAGTTTACCTGCAACTATCAAAGCTTCCTGCCGCGCGAACCTTCCAATACAAGTATCCAGGCTATTGAAGATACCTCCTTGCTGGTTATTAGCTACGAAAACCTGCAACGGCTGTATACTACCGTAACCGAAGGCAACAAACTGGGGCGTTTAGCCATCGAAGTAGTTTTTTTAAACCACTTGCGGCAGCTGAAATCATTTTACAAAGATTCGCCTACTGCCCGGTACCGGCAATTTCTGCAGGCTTATCCCGATCTTGTGCAAAGGATTCCGCAGTATTATATTGCCTCATATGTCGGGATCAAGCCGCAATCGTTGTCACGGATCAGAAAGCGGATGGTAAGCCATTAGTTAACCGAGGTGAACGAAAAGGGCCGATTCGAACCGGAAATTTGTGTTATAAATAATTAAAAAAATGGAAACACAAATTAAGCAACATCGTTGGGGCATCCGCTCCGCTTCGTATTGGATCACATTCATTTTGGCGCTCGGTATTATTTTTATCGGCGTCCGTTTTATTTTGCAGCCCCAGGTAGGTGCCGTAGGCTATGGCATACCATTTAATAATGAACATGATAACGCCTACGGCAAAATAAAGGGCATCCGCGATATTTTTTCAGGAATTGTTTTACTGCCCCTGCTGTTAAAGCGTATGCAAAATGCTGCCGCCTGGGTATTTACCATGACCATTGTTGTTCCCCTTGGCGATTTTTTCATCGTTCTGACAACAAATGGTCCAAAGGATATGGAGCATCTTTTGATTCATGGTATTACGGCTTTTGTTATGATCGTCAACAGCTTCCTTTTGTTTAAAAATCAGACGCAGGAGTAAAGTATTCCATCTCTTAATCGGATTGGAGGCGGCGTGATTTTGATATGCTGCCCCGGTTCCCTAAAGTATAATAAAAAACAAATACCACTATCTGTGTTGTTTATATCGATGAATTGTCCCTGAATGAACCCGGCTCATTACAAAATGGGTCGGTGATTTCAGGTAACAAGAATTTAAAATCATCATTAGTCATAAATATGGACAACAAAGAAATATTGCTCAAAGCAAACGCCATGGTAGCCGAAGGAAATAACGAAGGCTTCCTGTCATTCTGCACAGACGATGTAATATGGGAATTTATAGGCGACCGGAAACTTGAGGGAAAAGAAGCGGTGCGGAAGTATATGGCTGGGGTATACGCACAGCCACCGAAGTTTGAGGTAGAGAATTTGATTGCTGAAGCAGATTTTGTAACCGTAACAGGTAAAATCAGCTTAAAAAATGAGCAGGGTAGGGTTATTGATTACGCTTATTGCGATGTCTGGAAATTCAGCCATGGTAAGATGGCGGAATTAAAAGCTTTCGTTATCGAGGTTAAACCTGAATAACTATCCGAATAAATATAACTTGCCTGAAAAATGTTTCTGCCCGGCGTACTACTGGCTATACCGCTGTTGCAGATCAGAAATAAAGTCAAATTCTTCGGCTACTTTTGTTATCAGGCTTTCAAATACTTTAAAGTACTGGGCATATACCTCATGATTTTTGGCGTTGGGTAGATAGGTTTGGTGCATGGTAACCGTTTTGGAAGCTTCTTCTAACGAGGGATAAATACCCATCTCGGTTGCGCTTAGCAAAAATGCACCTTTGCCTATACTGTCGGCATGGCTTAATGTGCTAACGGGTTTGTTAAATATATCGGCAATTATCTGGGTGCAAAACGGGATGGACGCAAAACTGCCGTTGATAGACAGGCTTTCGATATGGCGGTGTTGCTCCAGGGTGCGGCCAATGCTGTACATCTCAAATAAGATTCCCTCAATGGTGGCGCGGATAAAATGTTTGCGCTCGTGCCGGATATTGACGCCAAAATAACATCCTCTCGAATTCGGGTTCCAGATGGGCGCCCGCTCGCCGTGTAAAAACGGAAGAAAGATTAATCCGCCCGATCCAACTTCTACGCCCGCAGCTTCCTCTATGAGCATCTCCATTGATTGATCGATATCAAAAGCTTCCCTAAAATCGCCAAATTGTTTGGCAAACCAATTGAATATCACACCGCCATTGCTGGTAGGCCCACCGGTAATAATATGCTTTTCGGTAAGCAGGTAGTTAAAAATTTGCTGTTTAGGGTCTTCTATTATTTTATCGCCTATAATCCGGAATGCGCCGCTATCTTCAATAGTAATGGTAGCCATACGGTTTTTCCATACGCCGGCCCCAAGGGTGGCCAGGCAACCATCGCTCGATCCGATCAGGATTTTAACCGTTGGCTGCAATTTTAATACCCTTTGATATTCTTTTTTCAGCGTTAAATCCGAATAGAAAACAGGATGCAGATCAGGTAATTCTTCCGGGGTTATTCCTGCAAAGTTCAATGCTGCCTCGTCCCAGGTTAAATTGTGGATGTTCATTAACCCGGTTGCAGAGGCGATGCTGTAATCTATCACACAGGCACCGGTCAGTTGCTGAATGATGTAGGTTTTAATAGGCATAAATTTCTTAGCCATCCTGAATTTCTCTGGTTCGTGATTCTTCATCCAGGCAATTTTTATTAATGATGACATGGGGTGGATAGGGGTTCCGGTAGCTTTATAAATTTCCTCGCCCAGGCTGCTCTTTTTAAGATCGGCGGCCTCTTTTTTACCCCGGTTATCTGCCCAGGTAATGGCGTTGCCCAATGGTATGCCATCTTTATCTACAGCCAGTAAACTATGCATAGATGAGCCGAAGCAAATACAGGTTACCGTATATTTTTTTGGGTAGATTTTTTCAATAAGCAGGTTTTTTAAAATATAGAGCATGGTAATAAACATCTGCTCCGGATCCTGCTCGCTGTGATCAGGCTGTTCATGAAAGGTGGGGTAATGCCCCTTAGACGAACTGATTAAATTACCGGAAAGATCAAAGGCGCAAACCCGTACAGCGGCAGTGCCCATTTCTATAATGACGATACAATTCATGATGTATACTGATAATCTGGTGTTTTATTTTTTCTAAACTCGCTTGGGGTGTACCCGGTGAGTTTTTTAAATGTTGTAGAGAAATGCTGCGACGAATAAAAGCCCGTGCTTAGCGCTATGTCGGTAACATTCACCTCTGTTTTTTTAAGCAGTTTGGTTGCTTCGGTTATCCTGATGTTGATTAAATAGTTCAGCGGCGAAAAGCCGGAGTAGCTTTTTACCTTTTCGGTAAAGGCTGTGGTGCCCATGCCGGTAAGAGCAGCCATTTCTTCCACCGTCCATTGGTGGGCAAGATTTTGCCGCAATGTTTGCTCCAGCTTCAGGAATGTTTGTGGGAAATCCCTCCGGGAATTATTTTGCCTGATCAGTTGCCTGCTGATCAATACAAAAAGTTCATCAAGTAACTGGTTTACACGGGTGTAAAAGCCCACTTCCTCATTTTGCAATTCCTGCTGCAAATTCTGCATCAGTAAATGCGCTTCTTTCAGTTTTAAAACCAGTTGCTGTTTATTTACCAGTAAAATCTGGTTAATGGCTAATTTTTCTTTTTTGGTAA
The sequence above is a segment of the Mucilaginibacter celer genome. Coding sequences within it:
- a CDS encoding CRTAC1 family protein, with translation MIDIISDLNKKDYNSRNPFCPEARVAQCDSLLKVPGRENDFYILNTKAKLLLETGDEKQAVAIYEKMVTGNDSSKRDLFEPDMGLAYMRLGERTNCMLNHNRMSCTYPIRDNAIHVNQTGSRDAIAVYESILKKHPSDLESRWMLNIAYMTLGHYPDSVPKPFLIPGLNNTDSAKIKPFTDMAADVGIKLNSRAGGAIAEDFNNDGYLDIVTSGTELDDHMHYFQNNLDGTFIDRSEASGLLKFTGGLNIQQTDYNNDGRMDIFVLRGAWKKNGFGNQPPSLLRNNGDGTFTDVTIAAGLLFYHPTQAAVWADFNSDGWLDVFVGAEGFNNGDSVNVHRSMLYVNNHNGTFTEFSHKAHCDVMSYVKGVTSADFNHDGLPDIFISTMDGRKYLLKNKGSKGNIPDFEDVTKQSGILANTNSTFTTWFFDYDNDGWQDILIADYKFEAPLGYYSAAEALGKPVPNAGGIYLYKNNHNGTFTDVSKQTGLDKVVFSMGANFGDIDNDGFPDLYFGTGNPDFGSLIPNKMFRNVDGRRFEDITSISRTGNLQKGHGVAFADFRNCGLQDIFIEMGGAYAGDAYTSALYANPGQNDNNWISIKAEGTKCNKAAIGSQLKITFNDKGVKRSVYRDLNSGGSFGSSPIQAEIGVGHANIVNELEIIWVGSRTVQRFHNLKVNQFYRIAEGSQKVTPIQLKKLSYHSMAEMKMAMKM
- a CDS encoding glycoside hydrolase family 95 protein; the protein is MITFPKKQILLLGIAIAFSSLAQGQTGINRNKLWYNQPAANWNQALPIGNGRIGGMIFGNPAQERVQLNEATIWGGGPNNTIDSAAKPHIDEVRALLAQKKYTEAQQAANKYLGPKGNSGMPYQLAGNLYINFSGHEDVTDYRRDLDISNATATVSYTSNGVHYKREFFTSFSGNVLMVRLSADKPGMINCVAKLQSPLAVQTTGRQGTVILSGKGSDHENQKGQIRFDVLARAKSDGGTVEVDTAGIAISKANSAVIYLSMATNFVNYHNISANALSRAMNIMDKAYPRSFDELHRSHVQLFQSYFNRVKLNLGSAAVQPTDERIRNFATNDDAQLAELYFQFGRYLLICSSQPGSQAANLQGIWNGELKGPWDSKYTININTEMNYWPSETTRLPELNGPLFDLISDVSVTGKAEAKVMYGARGWMLHHNTDIWRITGIVDGAFWGLWPTSNAWLCQHIWEHYLFTGDKAFLAKYYPVMKGAARYLMDVLQKEPDHGWLVVSPSVSPEHEYIPGRDGVSVTAGATMDNQLVYGLFTEIIHAAGDLKNDKSFADSLAVLRAKLPPMQVGKYGQLQEWLDDLDRTDDDHRHVSHLYGLFPGNQISPYRAPELFSAAKNSLLYRGDVSTGWSMAWKINLWAHLLDGNHAYKLIKDQIKPVTGRSGGTYPNFFDAHPPFQIDGNFGCTSGIAEMLLQSYDGSIHLLPAIPDDWKTGSVSGLAARGGFTVDMEWADHRITKLVIHSGIGGNCRIRANQQITNSILKKALGQNSNPLYRIIDIQKPIIHQNEKDLSVKLPESWLYDLKTQPGKTYRII
- a CDS encoding Crp/Fnr family transcriptional regulator, whose translation is MNLLIPTIKSLIKISNDEEEIINGLFKPLLLKSGEYFLEQGHLCRYVGFIEKGLLRYHISDDGDQKTLYFNKEGEFTCNYQSFLPREPSNTSIQAIEDTSLLVISYENLQRLYTTVTEGNKLGRLAIEVVFLNHLRQLKSFYKDSPTARYRQFLQAYPDLVQRIPQYYIASYVGIKPQSLSRIRKRMVSH
- a CDS encoding DUF4267 domain-containing protein — its product is METQIKQHRWGIRSASYWITFILALGIIFIGVRFILQPQVGAVGYGIPFNNEHDNAYGKIKGIRDIFSGIVLLPLLLKRMQNAAAWVFTMTIVVPLGDFFIVLTTNGPKDMEHLLIHGITAFVMIVNSFLLFKNQTQE
- a CDS encoding nuclear transport factor 2 family protein; amino-acid sequence: MDNKEILLKANAMVAEGNNEGFLSFCTDDVIWEFIGDRKLEGKEAVRKYMAGVYAQPPKFEVENLIAEADFVTVTGKISLKNEQGRVIDYAYCDVWKFSHGKMAELKAFVIEVKPE
- a CDS encoding gluconokinase yields the protein MNCIVIIEMGTAAVRVCAFDLSGNLISSSKGHYPTFHEQPDHSEQDPEQMFITMLYILKNLLIEKIYPKKYTVTCICFGSSMHSLLAVDKDGIPLGNAITWADNRGKKEAADLKKSSLGEEIYKATGTPIHPMSSLIKIAWMKNHEPEKFRMAKKFMPIKTYIIQQLTGACVIDYSIASATGLMNIHNLTWDEAALNFAGITPEELPDLHPVFYSDLTLKKEYQRVLKLQPTVKILIGSSDGCLATLGAGVWKNRMATITIEDSGAFRIIGDKIIEDPKQQIFNYLLTEKHIITGGPTSNGGVIFNWFAKQFGDFREAFDIDQSMEMLIEEAAGVEVGSGGLIFLPFLHGERAPIWNPNSRGCYFGVNIRHERKHFIRATIEGILFEMYSIGRTLEQHRHIESLSINGSFASIPFCTQIIADIFNKPVSTLSHADSIGKGAFLLSATEMGIYPSLEEASKTVTMHQTYLPNAKNHEVYAQYFKVFESLITKVAEEFDFISDLQQRYSQ
- a CDS encoding AraC family transcriptional regulator, giving the protein MNQLILRQGISKELAHFSHILEFAHRKNNTIQLNSFNSNVADCICLYYIVDGKFTWEIDSQQHTLYPGDFAVILPGQRIGGESGILNIGMLFWIKISTEDCGKLLLGKWSGLTKKEKLAINQILLVNKQQLVLKLKEAHLLMQNLQQELQNEEVGFYTRVNQLLDELFVLISRQLIRQNNSRRDFPQTFLKLEQTLRQNLAHQWTVEEMAALTGMGTTAFTEKVKSYSGFSPLNYLINIRITEATKLLKKTEVNVTDIALSTGFYSSQHFSTTFKKLTGYTPSEFRKNKTPDYQYTS